The sequence below is a genomic window from Longimicrobium sp..
CCAGCTTCATGGACGCGGGCTCGTGCCGGGCAAAGCGGTCGAGCACGCCGGGGATCTCCTTGGGGATGCCGGCGCCCATCAGCACGTAGTCCACCCCGCCCAGCATGGCGCCGTACAGCGTGGCCAGGTTGGGCATCTGCACCTTGGTGAGCAGGTTGATGCCCACCACGCCGTCGTGCCCTTCCTTGGCCAGCCACACCTCGACGAAGGCGGACAGGATGGTGAGCTGTTCGCGCACCTTGGTGACCACCTGCCGGTACATGGGGATTTCCTTGTACGGCTCGCCCGGGGCCAGGCCCTCGGGGCGGAAGTACTTCATCAGCACGTCGCCCGACACGTCGGGCCAGGGGAACGCCGCCATGGCGCGGCGCACGTGGCCGCCGATGTCGCCGTCCTGCAGCCGGCGGACGAGAAGCGAATCGATCGACGTGCCCGAAACCACGCCCAGGTGGCCGCGGAGCGACACCGCCTTGGCCAGCACCCAGTTGGAAACCCCCACCCCCATCCCGCCCTGGATGATCAACGGGTGCGCGACGGATTCAGTCATGTGCTCGCTGGAGATAGGGTTGCGCATGCAGGCCCCGGGCGGCTGACGAGTGTGCCATCAGCTCCGGCAACTTGCGATTATTCAACGACTTAGAGCCAGTAGGACCATTAAAGATGAGCGCAATTCACTCTCTGCGCAAGCCCCGCACGACTCAGGCCAGCCCGTCCGGACCGGGCATCCTGTTCTGTAACCCGTTGCAAGCCAGGAGTTTCCGGAACGATCGACAAACATCGTATATCGTATACGGATTCGGCGCCCAGGCTGCATCTGCTGAATTGCGGTCTCACGCGGAGGCGCGGAGGTCGCGGAGGAACAGCGAAGGCGTCCTCTGCCGTTCTCCGCGTTCTCCGCGCCTCCGCGTGACCCCTGCCGTTGCATGCTCGCGGCGCACGCCACAGCCTCTTATCTTGCCCGACGTCGTTAAGGATTTCCTCGGGATTGGAACGATGGGACAGATCGCACCGGCCACGCTCGAAGGGTGGTACGCACTTCACCAGGTGTTCTCGGCCGACTGGGCCGGGCTTCGCGCGCTGGCCCCGGAGCAGCGCGCCGCGATCGCGGATGAAGCTGCCGCGCTCTTCACCGAACTCGCCGAGGGAGCGGACGGCGGATGGAGCGCCGCCTTCAAGCTCGTAGGCGGCGGGGGCGACTGGCTGTTCGTGCACTTTCGCACCACCCTCGACGAGTTGGCCGAGGTGCAGCGCCGCGTGAGCGACAGCGCCCTGGGCGTGCACCTGTACCGCGAGTACGACTACCTGTCCGTCACCGAGGCGGGGCTGTACCACGCCACGGCGCAGGCGGCCCAGGAGGCGAAGCCGGGTTCGGACGAGTACAAGCGGATGATCCAGGAGGCGATGGAGGCCGAGGGCGCCGCGGCCCACGTGAAGTCGCGGCTGTATCCGCAGGTGCCCGAGGGGATGAAGTACCTGTCGTTCTATCCCATGAGCAAGCGCCGGGGCGAAACGCTGAACTGGTACACGCTTCCCGTGGACGAGCGCAGCCGGCTGATGCGCGAGCACGGGATGACGGGGCGCACCTTCGCCGGGCGCGTGTTCCAGGTGATCACCGGCAGCATTGGGCTCGACGACTGGGAATGGGGCGTTACCCTGTTCGCCCGCGACCCGCTGGAGTTCAAGCGCATCGTCACCGAGATGCGGTTCGACGAGGCGAGCGCGCTGTATGGCGAGTTCGGCCAGTTCTTCACCGGCATTCGTTTTGCGCCTGGCGAATGGCCGGAGGTGCTGGGATCGCGCCCGCGCGGCGGCTGAACCGGCCGCTTCGCCGGCGGCGGCCCGGGCCCGGATTCCGGGGCCGGGCCTTTTTGCGGGCCGCAGTCCACGCGCGAGCACACCATCCGGGCGGAGTTCTGGCCGAACCCTGCCCGTCCCCCGTACATTCTCCGGATGAACTGGACAACTCCCCTCGACGTCGTCGGCCGCACCACGGTCGGCATGCTCTCGGACTTCGGCCGCTTCAGCCGTTTCGTCTACGAGGCGGGCCGCTCCATGGGCGACGTGGGCACGTGGCTGGGGCTGACGGTGCTGCAGATGCGCAAGCTGGGCGTCAACTCGCTCCCCATCGCGCTCTTCCTGTCGGCGTTCACCGGGATCGTGATGGCGCTGCAGGCCTCGTACACCTTCACCGGCGCCATCCCGCTGTACTTCGTGGGCACGCTGGTGGGGAAGACGGTGATGCTGGAGCTGGGGCCCGTGCTCACCGGCCTGGCGCTTTCCGGCCGCATCGGCGCCAACATCGCGGCCGAGCTCGGGACGATGCGCGTTTCCGAGCAGATCGACGCGCTGGAAACCATGGCCTACAACCCGGTGTCGTACCTGGTGGTGCCGCGGGTGGTGGCCGGCACGCTGATGGTGCCCGTCATCGTGACCTTCGCCAACGTGGTGGGGATCGCGGCGGGGTGGATCACCGCGCTGAACATGCTCGACATGAGCAACGAGCAGTTCCAGTTCGGCCTGCGGCTGTTCTACGACCCGTTCGACGTGACGTTCTACATCATCAAGTCCATCTCCTTCGGGTTCGTGGTCACCATCGTCGGCTGCTACCAGGGCTTCAACACGCAGGGCGGCGCCGAGGGCGTGGGCGTGGCCACCACGCGCGCCGTCGTCATCGCCAGCGTGCTGATCCTGGTGCTGGACGCCTTCTGGGCCGCAACGCTGCTCCAGTCGTGAGCATCCAGCTGACGAACATCCACAAGGCGTTCGGCCCCAAGCAGATCCTGCGGGGGCTGTCGCTGCACGTGGAAGAGGGCGAAACCGTGGCCCTGGTCGGCTTCTCCGGCGCGGGCAAGTCGGTGACGCTCAAGCACATCGCCGGGCTGCTGATGCCCGACCAGGGGAGCGTGGTGGTGGACGGCAACGAGGTCCCCACCATGAAGCGCGAGGACCTGTACAAGCTGCGGCTGGAGATGGGGTACGTGTTCCAGTTCGCCGCGCTCTTCGACAGCATGACCATCCAGGAAAACGTGGAGATGGGGCTGGTGAAGAAGGGCGGCGTGGGGCGCAAGGAAATGG
It includes:
- a CDS encoding ABC transporter permease gives rise to the protein MNWTTPLDVVGRTTVGMLSDFGRFSRFVYEAGRSMGDVGTWLGLTVLQMRKLGVNSLPIALFLSAFTGIVMALQASYTFTGAIPLYFVGTLVGKTVMLELGPVLTGLALSGRIGANIAAELGTMRVSEQIDALETMAYNPVSYLVVPRVVAGTLMVPVIVTFANVVGIAAGWITALNMLDMSNEQFQFGLRLFYDPFDVTFYIIKSISFGFVVTIVGCYQGFNTQGGAEGVGVATTRAVVIASVLILVLDAFWAATLLQS
- the hemQ gene encoding hydrogen peroxide-dependent heme synthase, whose translation is MGQIAPATLEGWYALHQVFSADWAGLRALAPEQRAAIADEAAALFTELAEGADGGWSAAFKLVGGGGDWLFVHFRTTLDELAEVQRRVSDSALGVHLYREYDYLSVTEAGLYHATAQAAQEAKPGSDEYKRMIQEAMEAEGAAAHVKSRLYPQVPEGMKYLSFYPMSKRRGETLNWYTLPVDERSRLMREHGMTGRTFAGRVFQVITGSIGLDDWEWGVTLFARDPLEFKRIVTEMRFDEASALYGEFGQFFTGIRFAPGEWPEVLGSRPRGG